The window TCTCCTGTTCAAAAATCAGGCTTCCCTGAAGAACAGAAAAAGCGGACAATTCATTTGCTACAAAACCGGACATTCTATTTGCTCTTGACAGGGAAGATTTGCAGGGTGGCTCGTTGATTACGCATCGAAGTCTTGTATCTATGCAAATATACTGATCCTGTGGACTACAGGAAGGAGCCCCCACCTTCAATCAACCGAAAATCTCCCTCCCCAAATTGTATATTTCATGAATAGGCTTTATTGGAAAATGCAAACAGTTTCTTGACATACAAAACCGAAATTCTTATAGTAAGGGCATAAACAAGAAAACAAATAGGATCATTTGAATGAATACGGAAAAAAATAATTCTCTTACGGATGTGGAAGGGCTGTTGGTTGGGCATTTTACTGATACCAAAGCGGCCTGCGGTGTAAGTGTGGCGATATGTCCTGAGGGAGCAACCGCCGGGGTGGATGTGCGTGGTTCAGCGCCGGGTACACGCGAAACTGATCTTTTGGCACCGCTTAATCTGGTGGAAAAAGTGCAGGCGATTGTCCTTACCGGCGGTTCGGTGTACGGTCTTTCCGCGGCGGATGGCGTTGTGCGCTGGCTTTCTAAGAAAGGTTTGGGCTTTCCGCTTGAGGCTGGCAACGTGGCGCCGATAGTGCCCGCAGCGGCGCTGTTTGATTTGGGTCGCGGCAAAGACTATATCCCTGCAATTGATGCCGCATGGGGAACCAAGGCTTGTGAAAATGCCGGACCCGACGCGTTTCCATTAGGATGCGTGGGGGCGGGTACTGGCGCTCTGGCAGGTGGGATTAAAGGCGGACTGGGAACGGCGAGTGAAGTTTTGGCTTCAGGATTGACAGTAGCGGCAATGGTTGCCGTCAATTCTTTGGGATCAGTAATAGATCCGGCGACTGGAAAACCATGGGAAATAAGGATGGAGCAAGGCGCAGAATTCGGCAAGCAGGGAAAAAGATCGGTATTGTTACCTGTACCGCCTAAAGCGGAAGCAGGCCGCAACACAACAATCGGCATTGTAGCAACAGACGCTGTTTTGACCAAAGCTCAGGCGCAAAAAATTGCCCAGATGGCTCATGACGGGATGGCGCGCGCTATCCGGCCGGCGCACACAATGTTCGATGGTGACACAATTTTTTGTATGGCGACAAACAAGAAAGAATTACCCGATACACCCGGTTTTTTCGCCGCGCCCAAAGCAATGGCTTTAATTGAGGTCGGCAGAGCAGCGGCCGATTGTATGACCAGAGCGATCATCCGGGCGGTATTGGAAGCAACCAGTTCCTATAACATGATCGCTTTCCGGGATTTGGAAAACCGTTAATCGTTTTTTATAAAAAGCAAATCATCCCACAGGGCATGAGAGTCTTGGTTTCTAGAGCTCCAATGCTTTTTTAATTTTACCGATCATGGCTTCTTCTTCATTATTATACTTACCATCAATCAGACAGAGGCGTTTTGTTGATAAGTCATTGCTTTCGATGGGCGGAAGTATAGGGGGCTGTTTTTGCTTGTCAAAGGATATTTTGCATCGAAAAGCAGGGGCTGGCGATAAAGGTGATCATTGCCACGAGAACGCTTGAATAATTTTCATTGCCATGTCTCGCAGGTTGACGGTCTCACGCACCTCCGCCAATACGGAAAGAGAAAAAAACAGCATTATGCCAATCAGCGACAGTACAATCATGGCAAACCTTACAAAACCGCACATCGGTTTGTATTGTATTCTTCTGACCGTTTTCATCTCTATTTCCCTCCTTTCACAGACCAGGTTACCCGTATCACATATTACTGAAAGAACATCAATGATTTCGATTAGAAGCCCTGCATTTTCTCCGAAGTGAAAAATTTGGGGAGGAAGTTGTACGTAAGATATGAGCAACAAAAAACCATCGGTTCAGTCGCCGTACCTCTCATCTCATCGGTAATATCCAGTGCCGATAACCCATCCGAAGGGTTTGAAAGGCATCACGTATGATCTCTTGGGTTTGGCGGTGCTTTCTCCCCGCTTCGAAAACCAGTACTCCACATATCCGCCGCCGGTTTTGGCCTTCCCGATGAATTCCTTTACGTAAAAAGTGCCTTTCTGGTCCTTGTCCTCAAGCCGATTTCTCCCCTCAACGTCTTTCCGACCGTAGAGAATCACATTGACACCCTCCTCAGTATCTGCCCAGAAATATCCATCCGTTCCGTAGCGAAGTTCTCGCAGCAGGTCCGCGCCAAGCTTCTTTGCCTGCTCCATGGTCATTTCACCTTTTTGATGTTTTTCAGAAATGGCCTGGAGCATGCTGATTGCCGTTTCAACCTCACTCTTAATCATCAAATCCAAAGCCGATAAGCTTTTCCCTGTTTTTGACTGACAGAAAGCGGTTTGATTAAGAAACATAATGCTCAGAAAAACCAGAAGAATAAACACGTAAGCTTTTTTCATATCCCATCCTCCTTATCAGCTAAGAGTATTTATTTTACCGAGGAGATCAAGAAAGTAACCCCGTGTTACCTTAGCAGGAGATCACCGGGAGGACCCACTATTCAATAACCAAGAGCTGCCCCTCTCCCTCCAATAATCAACAGGCTCTGTCTAATTAAGTCAGGGTGCGACTGTTCTTATTACATTGAGCAAATTCTCTGCACCTGTGTAGAAAACAACCAGCTTGACCGGAACATCCCCGGTATTTTTGCCGCAGTGACCGGTGTTGACTATCTCGATGATCCCATCTCCAGATTGAAAGATTGATGTTTTTTACCCTCCACCTCAACAGTCAATGACCCTGATAACACGTAGGCATAAACAGGGACAGGATGAGTGTGCCATCCTGTTTCAGCACCAAGGGGAAGTTCCACAGTCATGACCGTCACTTCAGGGTTGTCCATTTTTAAGTAGGCGATGGGTTGGCCGTTGCTCATGTTTTTTGTTTTGAGGACAACCCGTGCCTGAACGCCGCCACTGTATTCGTCGGCGCTGACAAAGGAAGCCATACAAAATAGAAAGAAGAGGCATAATGATATTCTGGATTTCATAACCCCCCCCTTTGTCGGCGTGGTGGCCTTCTGTCTGATGCGCAATGGAAAACAGGTTTCACTGTGTACAGCATCCTGGAAATTAGCGCATCCGGATCATGCTGGTTTAATGGACTCTTTCTCTATTTTTTCAGCAGATCATTCAGGTTCGCATTGGGAATGTAGCTCCGGTATATCTTTTCGAAGGTGCCGTCCGCCTTCAGGCCATCCAGGACCGACTGCCATTTTTTAACCATCTCAACAGGAGTTCCAAGCGACACCGCGATGTAAAAATAGGTATTGCTCACAGTAAAGACCGGTTCCAGATCATCCATGCTGTATCCGGCATTCTTTACAATTTCGGGAATTGTAATGTCGGTAAAGACTGAAAGCTGTACCTCTCCGTTCATGAGTTGCTTAACACTGGTGATTGGAAGAGGAGAACTAACCAGATTTGTAAAACCTTTGTCCTTTAGGTATTGTTCGGTAAACCAGTTAGTAGTCGTCGCAATGGCAGGAATCTTTTTGGCCTCTTCCAAGCTGTTGATTCTGATACCGGAACCCTTCTTTGCGTAAAAGATCGCGCTATTTTTGCCGACCGGCCCTACCCATTGAAACAGCTTCTCCCGTTTTTCCGTCCTCTCTGCACTAAAGAGCACTACATTTGGGTTGCTCAACGCCTCATTGTAGGCTTCATCCCAGGAGGTCAACCGAATGTGATCTGGAATGCCCTGACGGGTAATGATCTCCCGCACCACGTCCGTGACAAAACCGGCAACCTTTCCATCTTTCATAAAGGTAACTGGCGGGTATTCCTCCGTCAACATTTTCAGCTCATACGTTCTGTTTATATTGCTCTGAGTGGCGCATACACAACCTACAAGAACAAATAAACTAAATATCAAACAGAACCAACTGATTCTTTTCATAAGCGCATCCTTCCTCTTAACGTAGTGTCCATATTTATACCGACCATATCACAATAGCTGAAAAATTCCATCAAGGATAATTAATTGAAGAACTAAACCGCTGCGCGGTAGCCTCCGCTTGGCATTCTTTGGTGGTTCACGATAAACCAATCCCTCCGAATATTCAACATAGACTTTTTGTT is drawn from Syntrophales bacterium and contains these coding sequences:
- a CDS encoding cache domain-containing protein gives rise to the protein MKKAYVFILLVFLSIMFLNQTAFCQSKTGKSLSALDLMIKSEVETAISMLQAISEKHQKGEMTMEQAKKLGADLLRELRYGTDGYFWADTEEGVNVILYGRKDVEGRNRLEDKDQKGTFYVKEFIGKAKTGGGYVEYWFSKRGESTAKPKRSYVMPFKPFGWVIGTGYYR
- a CDS encoding P1 family peptidase, whose amino-acid sequence is MNTEKNNSLTDVEGLLVGHFTDTKAACGVSVAICPEGATAGVDVRGSAPGTRETDLLAPLNLVEKVQAIVLTGGSVYGLSAADGVVRWLSKKGLGFPLEAGNVAPIVPAAALFDLGRGKDYIPAIDAAWGTKACENAGPDAFPLGCVGAGTGALAGGIKGGLGTASEVLASGLTVAAMVAVNSLGSVIDPATGKPWEIRMEQGAEFGKQGKRSVLLPVPPKAEAGRNTTIGIVATDAVLTKAQAQKIAQMAHDGMARAIRPAHTMFDGDTIFCMATNKKELPDTPGFFAAPKAMALIEVGRAAADCMTRAIIRAVLEATSSYNMIAFRDLENR
- a CDS encoding transporter substrate-binding domain-containing protein — its product is MKRISWFCLIFSLFVLVGCVCATQSNINRTYELKMLTEEYPPVTFMKDGKVAGFVTDVVREIITRQGIPDHIRLTSWDEAYNEALSNPNVVLFSAERTEKREKLFQWVGPVGKNSAIFYAKKGSGIRINSLEEAKKIPAIATTTNWFTEQYLKDKGFTNLVSSPLPITSVKQLMNGEVQLSVFTDITIPEIVKNAGYSMDDLEPVFTVSNTYFYIAVSLGTPVEMVKKWQSVLDGLKADGTFEKIYRSYIPNANLNDLLKK